One Triticum dicoccoides isolate Atlit2015 ecotype Zavitan chromosome 4B, WEW_v2.0, whole genome shotgun sequence genomic window carries:
- the LOC119294564 gene encoding TATA-box-binding protein 2 has translation MAEATLEGSEPVDLSKHPSGIIPTLQNIVSTVNLDCKLDLKAIALQARNAEYNPKRFAAVIMRIREPKTTALIFASGKMVCTGAKSEQQSKLAARKYARIIQKLGFPAKFKDFKIQNIVGSCDVKFPIRLEGLAYSHGAFSSYEPELFPGLIYRMKQPKIVLLIFVSGKIVLTGAKVREETYTAFENIYPVLTEFRKVQQ, from the exons ATGGCGGAGGCGACGCTGGAGGGGAGCGAGCCGGTGGATCTGTCCAAGCACCCCTCCGGCATCATCCCCACACTCCA GAATATCGTGTCAACAGTCAATTTGGACTGTAAGTTAGACCTCAAAGCAATAGCTCTGCAAGCACGTAACGCGGAATATAATCCAAAG CGTTTTGCTGCAGTTATCATGAGAATAAGAGAACCAAAAACTACAGCACTGATATTTGCGTCAGGTAAAATG GTATGTACTGGAGCAAAGAGTGAACAGCAGTCCAAGCTTGCAGCAAGAAAG TATGCTCGTATTATTCAGAAACTTGGCTTTCCAGCTAAATTCAAG GACTTCAAAATTCAGAATATCGTTGGCTCTTGTGATGTCAAATTTCCAATTAGACTGGAGGGCCTTGCATATTCTCATGGTGCTTTCTCAAGT TATGAGCCAGAACTTTTTCCTGGTCTAATCTATCGAATGAAGCAACCGAAGATTGTTCTTCTGATTTTTGTTTCAGGCAAGATTGTCTTGACGGGGGCAAAG GTGAGAGAAGAGACATACACCGCCTTTGAAAACATATATCCTGTACTCACAGAGTTCAGAAAAGTTCAGCAATG A
- the LOC119293184 gene encoding WRKY transcription factor 71-like, translated as MPEDGYQWKKYGQKFIKNIQKIRSYFRCRDRRCGAKKKVEWQPGDPSVRVVYDGAHLHGSPSSSNGGGGGQDGAANRYDLSTQYFGGAAPTPQTR; from the exons ATGCCGGAGGACGGGTACCAGTGGAAGAAGTACGGCCAGAAGTTCATCAAGAACATCCAGAAAATCAG GAGCTACTTCCGGTGCCGCGACAGGCGGTGCGGCGCCAAGAAGAAGGTGGAGTGGCAGCCGGGCGACCCCAGCGTCCGCGTCGTCTACGACGGCGCGCACCTGCACGGCTCCCCGTCGTCatccaacggcggcggcggcggccaggacGGCGCCGCCAACCGGTACGATCTCAGCACCCAGTACTTCGGCGGCGCGGCTCCCACGCCGCAGACGCGGTGA